GGactcaagaagaagaagaagaagaagaggagagacgGGCGAAAGCGATCGATCGGGGGGAAGAGAAGACCAAGCTAGAACCAACATGCCGTGCATCCCGGCGTCCAGCCCCAGCAgcatccaccaccaccaccaccaacgcCACCGGGTCCTCGCCATGGGGTGCGGGGCGGAGCTTGCGGCCGTTCAGGGCGCGTCAGGGATGGCGAGGTGCGGGGCGCACGACGGGGAGGTGCCTGCGGAGGTGTCGCGGCACCAcgagcacgcggcggcggatccggcGGGGTCCGGGATGCGGTGCTGCTCGGCGGTGGTGCAgcacgtggcggcgccggcggcggatgTGTGGTCGGTGGTGCGGCGGTTCGACCAGCCGCAGGCGTACAAGCGGTTCGTGCGCAGCTGCGCGCTGGTGGCgggggacggcggcgtgggcacGCTGCGGGAGGTGCGCGTCGTGTCGGGCCTGCCCGCCGCGTCCAGCCGGGAGCGGCTCGAGGTGCTGGACGACGAGAGCCACGTGCTCAGCTTCCGcgtcgtcggcggggagcACCGGCTCAAGGACTACCTGTCCGTGACCACCGTCCACCCTTcgccggccgcgccgtccAGCGCCACCGTCGTCGTGGAGTCCTACGTCGTGGACGTGCCCCCCGGGAACACCGTCGAGGACACCCGCGTCTTCATCGACACCATCGTCAAGTGCAACCTCCAGTCGCTCGCCAAGACCGCCGagaagctcgccgccggcgggaggGCCGTGTCGTGAGAGCCTTCGTTCGTTCGTTCCTGGATGCGATGCGATCGGTCCTTTTTCCGGGCGGGGTGGATGTGTGTTTCTTCGGCGCGTGAGCGTTTTCCCCCTGATCTCCTGGTTTTGTCCTCCACATTCATTGACtcctcatttttctttttctctttttttctctcgttGTTGTGAGATgcatgccccccccccccccccccccccttcctccCCTTGTCCAAAGATTGAAGGATGACAAGTATAATTGATAGATCGGCCTTGATAGATTTCAAACAAATTCGCTATGTGGTTGAGTTACTCTCTGTAAATATATGTTATAATCTGTTGATTCATCGTTCGTGTGTCGATACGGAGTATGTGCGTCAAAGTCCCATTTGTGATTTTCGCTCGATATATAAACCCAAGCTACTGTTGTCTGTTGATGAGCACATAAGCAAAGGAGGAGCAAAATAAGGAATGAACAATACAGCCTTTCAGGCGACTATTAAAATGCAATGGCCAACCAATCGATCGATTACTTTGCTCGTGCTTCGATCTCATGACCTGCCATAGAGCTGTCATGCGCCCGGCAGATGCtgctaagaaaaaaaaaatacttaatCGGTTACAACGAACATTTTGCCTTGTACACACAAACTATGAAACTAATTAACCCATGATCCCCTGTACACGACAATATACAGGGCTTTGGTAAAACACTCTGAAGAGGTCGATGTAATTATCGATCTACCTATCATCGATCTGGAACAAATCCACGAAGAAATCTGTGAATAATTGTTTGTAGCattactaatttttttttcaaacgaAATACTATTATTCTAGACTTCCCATTTtctatactccctccgtcccaagtTAAacgactcaaatttgtccaaatatattCGTATCTATATAAAAATGtgtttaaatacatgtaatattcggCATTTAGATATGGG
This is a stretch of genomic DNA from Brachypodium distachyon strain Bd21 chromosome 1, Brachypodium_distachyon_v3.0, whole genome shotgun sequence. It encodes these proteins:
- the LOC100821542 gene encoding abscisic acid receptor PYL4 — encoded protein: MPCIPASSPSSIHHHHHQRHRVLAMGCGAELAAVQGASGMARCGAHDGEVPAEVSRHHEHAAADPAGSGMRCCSAVVQHVAAPAADVWSVVRRFDQPQAYKRFVRSCALVAGDGGVGTLREVRVVSGLPAASSRERLEVLDDESHVLSFRVVGGEHRLKDYLSVTTVHPSPAAPSSATVVVESYVVDVPPGNTVEDTRVFIDTIVKCNLQSLAKTAEKLAAGGRAVS